The DNA segment GTAAAGCAGAACTTTTGCATTGTCATCAAGTTCATACTTGCCCAGCGGGAACAGTAGCTTGTCTGTAAGTACAAGGGCAACCCCTTCCGGCTTTGCAAGAACTTTCAAATTCTCTTCAAGTGTCGCCTTATCCATATCCGGGGGAAGAATCTCATCGGGAAACAACAAGTCCTTAATTCTGTTTTGCTTTTCCAGAACTTCCCAGGGACGCTCAAGCATTTCACTGACCATTGCAACTTTGGCTGTAACCCGCCCAGATCCTCTTTTTGAAAGAAAACCGAGCTCCGCCGGAGTAATCGTAACCCTTGTAATAAAACTCTGATCCATGGATGCCATACTGAGCAAGAGCACAAAAAATGTCAAAAGAAGCGTAACAAGATCAGAAAATGTGACCAGCCAGGCTCCACCCGGATCAGGAAATTTTTTCTGTTTTTTTTTAGCCATAATTTGAATAATCGCTACTGCTTGCTCTGTTTTGGCTTCGCGGAATCCTTTATCGGAAAAACGAAACCGTCATAATCAAAACTACCATCGCGCTTTTCTATTTTTTTAGGCTGATATTCCTTAAGTTCCCGCTCAACAGAAGGATTTCTTGTATCCAGCACAATATCAACCCTGCGATTTTTAAGCCGCCCCTCCGGAGTAACATTGGGATAGCGGGGATTAAACTTTCCAAAAGCTTCTATTTTAAGCATCTCTGGATTCATGCCGCTCTGAACAAGATGAGTGTAAACAGAAAGCACCCTGTCCAATGAAATTTTCCATGAAATATCAGGAATAAGATCCTTATCTTCCACCCTGTAATCGTCACCGAGTTCATCCCGTAAAATAGACGTATGCCCGGCAAGCATAATAGGATTGGTAACACGTTTTAAAACCGGAATAGCTGTATCCAGTATCTTCCGGCCTTCAAGTGAAAGTTCGGAACTGTCCGGCATAAACAAAACATCCGCACCGATAGAAATAATCTGAACAAATCTATTAGACTCAAAGCGCAAATCATCTTCTGTAAATTCCCAGAGCATCGGTTTTACGGGCTCAAGATCATTCTTAACTTCAAGCGGACCGACTTCAATAGTTCTGCGCGTATCTGTCGTGGAAAGAACGTCATACCCTTTAGTTCCAAAACCGAAAGTTCCGATAATTGATCCGAGAACAACCAACTTTCTGCGTTCATCAACCACCGACATACTTACCAAAAGCACAAAAAAAGTGAGCATCAATGTCATGAGATCACTGAATGTAATAAGCCAGAGCGGCTGCCCCTCAGGAGGTACCTGTTTTTTCTCTCTACCCATTCGCCCCCCGATCAAATCCCTTAAAACATATTATGAACCGGATTTGAAAAAATACACTTCAAGCCTAATCTACAATTCTACGAATTTTAGGAGGCAGGAAGCTGTTGAGCTTTTCTTCAATAATCTTGGGATTCTCACCTTTTGAAATAGAAATGATACCTTCCATTACCATTTCACGCAGAAGCACTTCTTCCTTACTGCGGGTTTTAAGCTTACCGGACATCGGAGTGAACACAAGGTTGGCCAGAATCGCTCCGTAAAGCGTAGTAAGCAGCGCAACAGCCATCGCAGGTCCGATTGAACTAGGATCACTCATGGTCTGGAGCATCTGCACCAAGCCGATAACAGTTCCGATCATTCCCATTGCAGGGGCAAAATCAGCAAAGACTTTCAGAATTTCAGCCCCTGTTTCGTGCCTGTTTTCAAGGTACTGAATTTCCGTTTCAAGAATTTCCTGAATTACCTGAGGCTCAAGACCATCAACGGTCAGCTGCAAACCTTTACGTAAAAAGTCATCTTCAATGCTTTTAAGTGCAGGTTCGAGAGAAAGGATTCCTTCGCGGCGGGCGCGATTGGCAAAATCCATAAATTTAGCAATGATATCAGAAGGAGATTCAAGGCTTGAGAAAAAGGTTTTCTTGATGACTCCTACGACACCGATAATGTGTCCTGCAGGATAATTAACAAGAGATGCTCCGATAGTTCCTCCGATAACAATAAACACAGAAGGAACAGAAATAAAAATACCCAAAGGACTCCCGACAAGGATAGCCGCGATTACCAGTCCAAATGAAAGAACTATTCCTATTACGGTACCCAGATCCATTTAGTCCGCCTATCCCTGTGTTGTGAGTCGGAGACTTAACTCAATCTCTGACCAAAAATTCTTGTTCCGACTCTGACCATTGTAGAGCCTTCCTCAATCGCAACTCTGAAATCCCCGGTCATCCCCATGGACAACTCAGGAAGCTTGATGCCGAACAACTTTTCCATGCCCTCGGAAAGCATGCGAAGTCTTGCAAAATATGGCCGCGCTCCTTCCGGGTCTCCGAAAAAAGGGGGAAGAGCCATAAAACCCGTCAACTTTAAATTATCCAAAGCAGATATTCCTTCAATTAACGAAGGGAGCTGCTCTTCGGACACTCCGCTTTTCTGCTCTTCTCCGGCGGTATTAACCTGAATCAGAATGTTTTGAACAACACCAAGTGATTGTGCTTTTTTATTCAAAAGTTCTGCCAACTTAATTGAATCAACACTATGTATAGCGCAAAACCTTCCGGAAACATACTTCGCTTTCTTGGACTGAAGACCGCCGATGTAATGCCAGTCAATATCCAAAGAAGCCAATTCGTCCTGTTTTGCGAGAGCCTCCTGCACGTAAGACTCACCAAAACATTTATGCCCGGCTTGATACAAAATTTCAATATCAGAAGCCGGATGCAGCTTCGAAACGGCCATCACAGCAACAGATCCGGTCTTTCTTCCAGTCTTTGCAACTGCGTCAGCAACGTCTTCATTAACTGCCGCGAGGTTTTCTATAAGTTCTTTTTCCCTACTTTCCATCTGCTTACTACCAACCGTATTGAACCGGCTTATATTAAATTTCGGTTGTTATTAAATATTTCTTTAATAAAAAGAAAATAAAAGAACAAGAAAGCTCTTCATTTACCACTCTAAAACAAATCACTCAGGTTAAAAAAAGCTTTCTCGTTTTTATGACCTCAACAAAACAGATTGTCTGCTATTCTCCAAGACCGATCGATCTCAAGAACCCAACGTCTTCTGTCCAGCCTTCTCTAACCTTAACCCAAAGTTCAAGCATAACCTTCTGCTCAAGCATTTCTTCTATTTCAGTACGGGCCTTGATACCTATTTTCTTAAGGTTTTGACCGCCCTTACCGATGATCATGCCCTTATGGTTACTCTTAGTGGTGTAGATAATGGCACCGATATTAACAAGATTTTTCTCTGGATCTTCATTCCAGAACTCAATCTCAACGGCAGTGGAATAAGGAAGTTCCTGCTGAAGACTCATGAAAAGCTTTTCGCGAATAACTTCGGCAGCCATGAAGCGCATTGGAACTGTAGAAATCTGATCGTCAGGGAACATGGGAGCGCCTTCAGGCAGTGCTGCTTTGATCTTATCAAGCAATACGTCCGCGCCGTCTCCTTTGCGTGCTGAAATCGGGAAAAATTCAGCATCAGGCCACATTGCCTGCGCCTTTTCCATGACCGGCAAAAGCATAGCCTTATCTTTAACTTTATCGATTTTATTTACTGCAACATAAACAGGACGGCCTGAACCGTTGACCGGCTTTACCAAAGGAGCCAGTTCCTGTTCCATCAGGTGAGGTTTGGATGCAAAAAAGGCGGCATCAAAAAGAACGACAATGATATCTGAACTTGAAAGAGCATCCCATGCGGTCTCAAGCAGAAAGCGATTCATCTTTCCGCGCATTCTATGAATTCCCGGAGTATCAAGAAATACTATCTGAGACTCGTCATCACTGAGAATCCCGCTGATACGGTTACGGGTGGTCTGGGGCTTGGGAGAGACAATCGCCACTTTCTGCCCGAGATAATGATTCATAAGTGTACTTTTGCCCGAATTCGGGGGTCCAAGAAGCGCTACAAATCCGAATTTAAATTCCGACATTTATTTATCCTCATTTATTATTTCAACCCGCATATTTTTTTAAAAAAGCGGAATAAAAATTATATTTTCTTGTTTTAAAATTATTCTCTACCGAAATAACTACACGAAAAAAACGGTACACGCCAATTTTCTTATCGTCAGTTATTTACAACTAAAGGCAACCATACTTTTAACAATCAAGCCCTTCCCAAGCATGCTCGGGAAGGGCTTTGAAACACATTTATAACCTAGACAAAATCTAGCATTTGTCTAGAACCATACAAATATACTTATAAAACAAACAGATATTCACTACTCTTCTTCTTGAGTATAGCCACATCCTTTTTCAGGACAGGCAATGTGAGTTCCTTTTGCTTTTGTTGTCTTTTTGACAAGCACAGGGTGTCCGCACTTAGGACAAGGTCCATCAATAGGCGGATACCACACGGCATAATCACAATCAGGATACTGATCGCAAGAGAAAAAGATTTTCCCCCGGCGAGAACTTTTTTCTACAAGCTCACCTTTGCAACCTTCTTTCGGACATTTAACTCCGGTAGAAAAAGGCTTCGCAAACTTACAGTCAGGATAATTGCTACAGGCAATAAAGCGACTTCCTGTTCTGGCTCTCTTTATTATGAGATCACCCTTACAGTCCGGGCATACACCCACAACCTGCGATTCTTCCGTTTCAACAACTTTAATAACGCCGTCATCATCACGCGCAAAGTTTTTAATACTGCGACATTCAGGATAACCCGTGCACCCGAGAAATTCACCTCTGCTGGAACGCTTGATTGCCATAGGCAAGCCGCACTTTTCGCAGAGAACTCCGGTATCTTCGGCTGGCTGATCTTCCAGAACTACAATCTGACCTTTATCATCACGAGTAAAGTTAACAATACTTTTGCATTCAGGATATTTTGAACAACCTAAAAATTCTCCGGTACGTCCGAACTTGATAACCATCGGAGCACCGCATTTTTCACACATAATCCCGGTATCCTCGCCGCCGCGCTTCATCTCTTTCTGCGCAGTTTCAAGGGTGGGATAGAATCCATCAGCAAAGGTTCTCATCAAGGAAGTCCACTGAAGTTTACCTTCAGCAACATCATCAAGCTGTTTTTCCATGGCGGCGGTAAACCCGACATCCATCAATTCCTTGAAATGCTCACTGAGCTGATCGCTGACAACAAAACCGAGTTCGGTCGGTACAAATTTTTTCTCTTCAATGACCACATATTCGCGATCCTGAATTGTAGAAATAATCGCAGCGTAAGTAGACGGACGCCCTATTCCTTTTTCTTCAAGCTCACGAACAAGCGAGGCTTCGGAATAACGGGCAGGAGGCTGAGTGAACTTCTGTTCTTTATCAATTTTATTGACCTTGAGATTCTCACCTATTTCCAACTTCGGAAGCTCGATAAGTTTCTCATCGCCAGTCTTACCTGTTACGCGCATAAATCCGGGGAAAAGTAATCTTTCGCCCTTGGAACGCCAGATGGTTTCGCCAGCTTCAACGGTCACTACAGTATCCCAGAAACGGGCCTGCGCCATCTGTGAAGCAATGAACCTGTCCCAGATAAGTTTATAAACTTTAAACTGATCAGCCGGCAAAAACGGCTTTACATCATCAGGCTGAATCGCGGCATCAACAGGTCTGACTGCTTCATGAGCATCCTGCGCGCTGCCTTTTGATTTGAAAACTCTGGCCTTAGGTGGATAAAATTCTTTTCCGTACTTCTCGAGGATGAGTTTTTTCGCTGCATCACGAGCTTCATTCGCGATTCTGACTGAGTCAGTACGCATATAGGTGATAAGAGCTGTTGTGCCTTTATCGCCCAATTCAACCCCTTCATAAAGTCTCTGGGCAAGAGTCATGGTGCGCTTGGCAGAATATCCTAGTCTGCGGTTAGCATCCTGCTGAAGAGTAGAAGTAATATATGGAGGCAGCGGGTTACGCTTGCGTTCTTTTTCAGTAAGGTCGGTAATTTTAAAAGGAACATCCTGAACGGACTTCTCAAGTGCTTCAGCTTGCTCAGCAGAACTGATCTCGGCCTTTTTCCCTTTAAACTTCCAAAGATCGGCACT comes from the Maridesulfovibrio ferrireducens genome and includes:
- a CDS encoding OmpA family protein; this encodes MAKKKQKKFPDPGGAWLVTFSDLVTLLLTFFVLLLSMASMDQSFITRVTITPAELGFLSKRGSGRVTAKVAMVSEMLERPWEVLEKQNRIKDLLFPDEILPPDMDKATLEENLKVLAKPEGVALVLTDKLLFPLGKYELDDNAKVLLYQLIPVLGYLGAADINISGYTDDVGGMSPSNFKLSGQRAIAVLTYFVEQGISNHRLTMSAYGPTYPMYSNTTPESRGQNRRVEILIKTTPHLGGYS
- a CDS encoding OmpA/MotB family protein encodes the protein MGREKKQVPPEGQPLWLITFSDLMTLMLTFFVLLVSMSVVDERRKLVVLGSIIGTFGFGTKGYDVLSTTDTRRTIEVGPLEVKNDLEPVKPMLWEFTEDDLRFESNRFVQIISIGADVLFMPDSSELSLEGRKILDTAIPVLKRVTNPIMLAGHTSILRDELGDDYRVEDKDLIPDISWKISLDRVLSVYTHLVQSGMNPEMLKIEAFGKFNPRYPNVTPEGRLKNRRVDIVLDTRNPSVERELKEYQPKKIEKRDGSFDYDGFVFPIKDSAKPKQSKQ
- a CDS encoding motility protein A is translated as MDLGTVIGIVLSFGLVIAAILVGSPLGIFISVPSVFIVIGGTIGASLVNYPAGHIIGVVGVIKKTFFSSLESPSDIIAKFMDFANRARREGILSLEPALKSIEDDFLRKGLQLTVDGLEPQVIQEILETEIQYLENRHETGAEILKVFADFAPAMGMIGTVIGLVQMLQTMSDPSSIGPAMAVALLTTLYGAILANLVFTPMSGKLKTRSKEEVLLREMVMEGIISISKGENPKIIEEKLNSFLPPKIRRIVD
- a CDS encoding YggS family pyridoxal phosphate-dependent enzyme; translated protein: MESREKELIENLAAVNEDVADAVAKTGRKTGSVAVMAVSKLHPASDIEILYQAGHKCFGESYVQEALAKQDELASLDIDWHYIGGLQSKKAKYVSGRFCAIHSVDSIKLAELLNKKAQSLGVVQNILIQVNTAGEEQKSGVSEEQLPSLIEGISALDNLKLTGFMALPPFFGDPEGARPYFARLRMLSEGMEKLFGIKLPELSMGMTGDFRVAIEEGSTMVRVGTRIFGQRLS
- the era gene encoding GTPase Era, with the protein product MSEFKFGFVALLGPPNSGKSTLMNHYLGQKVAIVSPKPQTTRNRISGILSDDESQIVFLDTPGIHRMRGKMNRFLLETAWDALSSSDIIVVLFDAAFFASKPHLMEQELAPLVKPVNGSGRPVYVAVNKIDKVKDKAMLLPVMEKAQAMWPDAEFFPISARKGDGADVLLDKIKAALPEGAPMFPDDQISTVPMRFMAAEVIREKLFMSLQQELPYSTAVEIEFWNEDPEKNLVNIGAIIYTTKSNHKGMIIGKGGQNLKKIGIKARTEIEEMLEQKVMLELWVKVREGWTEDVGFLRSIGLGE
- the topA gene encoding type I DNA topoisomerase is translated as MSKDLIVVESPAKVKTISKFLGKNYQVAASVGHVRDLPKNKLGVDEEGDFTPQYQIIPGKEDVVSKLRKAAAKADHVYLAPDPDREGEAIGWHVAAILEDVNKNVSRIQFNEITARAVKEALENPQPLNEQLFDSQQARRILDRLVGYKISPILWKKVKRGISAGRVQSVALKLVVEREKERRVFIPEEYWLFKAELEGNNPPPFSADLWKFKGKKAEISSAEQAEALEKSVQDVPFKITDLTEKERKRNPLPPYITSTLQQDANRRLGYSAKRTMTLAQRLYEGVELGDKGTTALITYMRTDSVRIANEARDAAKKLILEKYGKEFYPPKARVFKSKGSAQDAHEAVRPVDAAIQPDDVKPFLPADQFKVYKLIWDRFIASQMAQARFWDTVVTVEAGETIWRSKGERLLFPGFMRVTGKTGDEKLIELPKLEIGENLKVNKIDKEQKFTQPPARYSEASLVRELEEKGIGRPSTYAAIISTIQDREYVVIEEKKFVPTELGFVVSDQLSEHFKELMDVGFTAAMEKQLDDVAEGKLQWTSLMRTFADGFYPTLETAQKEMKRGGEDTGIMCEKCGAPMVIKFGRTGEFLGCSKYPECKSIVNFTRDDKGQIVVLEDQPAEDTGVLCEKCGLPMAIKRSSRGEFLGCTGYPECRSIKNFARDDDGVIKVVETEESQVVGVCPDCKGDLIIKRARTGSRFIACSNYPDCKFAKPFSTGVKCPKEGCKGELVEKSSRRGKIFFSCDQYPDCDYAVWYPPIDGPCPKCGHPVLVKKTTKAKGTHIACPEKGCGYTQEEE